CCAAAGGTCTTTGCCCTTCGCTCGTCTACCGAACGACAATGGACGATGCCGCGCGAGCGCGTGACGCCGCGCGCGAGGCGCTCGCGGACGTCGAACCCGAACAGCTCCGCGAGGCCCTCGACTCCCGGATCGGCGACGCGGCGGTGACCCCCGGCGTGCTGGCGCTGGTCACCGCGCGCGCGCTGGAGCCGGAGGTCGACCTCGGCGACGTGGCCGACCGCGCCGCGGGCGTGCAGCTCATCTACGAGGGGTTGCGCCTCACCCGGACGGTCGCCCGCGAGGAGCCGTGGGTGACCGCGCCGACCGCCGCGGCCGACATCGACGCGGACATGGAGATCCTCGCCGCCGACGTGCTCGTCTCGCGCGGCTTCTCGCTCTTAGCGTGTACCGACGCCGCCCGCCCCGCGGTCGACGTAGTACGCGCGTTCGGCCGCGACCAGACGCTGCGCGACCGCGAGGACGCCGACGCGGAGACGGCGGCCGCGCTCGACCGCAACCTGGAGGTGGACGCCCTCGAACTCGCGGTCGTCGCCGGGGCCACCGCGGTCGGCGGCGACACCCCCGAGGAGCTGCTCGCGTACGCCCGCGACCTCGCCGCCGACTGCGACGGCGAGTTCCCGCCCGCCGGCAGCGCGCTGCCGGAGGCGACCGCCGACCGCATCGCGGACATCTCCGAGCGCGCCGTCAGCGCGACGGACCGGTGAGTCGACGCGGGCGACGGGGGGGGTCGATCCCCCGACGCCGCGCCCGCAAATCGAAACCCCTAAAGTCGAATCCGGTCAACGACCAATCGCGCCTGGGTAGCTTAGCGGTAAAGCGCGTCCTTGGTAAGGACGAGACCCCGAGTTCAAATCTCGGCCTAGGCTCTTTCCTCCGTACACTCCTTGTGCGCACACTTTTCTGTCCACGCTCGTTTGAACGAAACCTGCTCAAGATTCGCTTCTCTCGCTAAACAGGACATCCCTCGCCGTATGGCGATTCGATTAAATGTCAGGACACACAAACAAACCCGCAGACTACGGCGGGATAGACCCGAAATCAACCGGGAGCGCGTCCCCTCAGGAACACTCCGGATTTCGCTAATTCGCGCTTATAGAGGAACGAGTGAAGCATAGTCAGGAATATGATAGAACAACCGCCTCGATGCGGCTATCCACGATGATTATGTGGCGAGTGGGGTTCCGGCGGAACGACTATTGGTAAGACCAGCGTATTACATCTATATGTCCGAAGCGGCCACAAACGACGACGGCGGAGACGACATCGCCACGGTGAATTTCAAAGTCACCGAGTCGTTCCTCGAACAGATAGACGATACGTGGCAGGGACGCGGGTTCAACAGTCGAAGCGAGTTCATCCGGTACACGCTTCGAGACGCCATCGAGTTCCCGACGTTCGACCGGGACGAACTCGTCGCTCTGCTCGAAGCCGAGGAGGACATCCGCGAGGGGCGAACAACGAGCGCCGAGGAAGCCCGCGAGCGGTTCGGCACGAGCGATGAGTGACGACGGGTGGACGTGGGAACTCTCCTCGACAGCCGAGGACGACCTCGACGGTCTATCTCCCGCCGAGCAAGACCGGATACTCGACAAGCTCGATGAAAACGTCTCCTCGCCGTGGCGCGACCCGCCGGACTATGGGGAGCCACTCCAGAACAGTCCACACAAGAAGATACGCATCGGAGAGTTCCGTCTCTCCGTGACATTCCGTCAGGACGATGAGCGACTCGTCGTCGCACGTATCAAGCGTCGTGGCGGCGCGTACACCGCTGACGACGACTAAGCGACGAAACGCCCTCGATGCGGCGAGATACAGGTAGAGGATGTCGATGAAGTCGCACGCGTCGCCCACGTATTCGCGCATCTGGAGACGAAGCCGGAGAAAATCCTCGCGTACGTCAGTTACTGACGATACGACTCCGCCGCTCGCGTACGTTCGAGAGACGCGTCGGAGTCAGTCTCGAAGGAACTCGTTCAGCTCGGCGAACTCGTCGGGGGACAGAATGACCTCGGTCTCGAACGCGTCGAACCGTTCGAAGTCGTCGTCGATCGTCAGCACCGTCGTCGCTCCCTCGTCGATCGCGACCTGCGCGTAGTACCCGTCCCATCCGCCGACGTTCGCCTCGCTCGCGCGTGACAACCCGCCTCGGACCGCGTCTCGGGGCATCCGGTCGTACCAGTGGATCCGGCTCGCGTCCGTGAAGTTCCGGAGCAGACGCGACGCGTCTCCGTTCGAATACCCGTAGTATGTCGTGAGGACGGTGTGGGCTCC
This genomic stretch from Halorubrum hochsteinianum harbors:
- a CDS encoding type II toxin-antitoxin system VapC family toxin is translated as MSDVGGPYLFDVGVIALAHSSAPVRDTALSYVREAVAGEIDAVVPYPALFGAHTVLTTYYGYSNGDASRLLRNFTDASRIHWYDRMPRDAVRGGLSRASEANVGGWDGYYAQVAIDEGATTVLTIDDDFERFDAFETEVILSPDEFAELNEFLRD
- a CDS encoding DUF7114 family protein, which codes for MDDAARARDAAREALADVEPEQLREALDSRIGDAAVTPGVLALVTARALEPEVDLGDVADRAAGVQLIYEGLRLTRTVAREEPWVTAPTAAADIDADMEILAADVLVSRGFSLLACTDAARPAVDVVRAFGRDQTLRDREDADAETAAALDRNLEVDALELAVVAGATAVGGDTPEELLAYARDLAADCDGEFPPAGSALPEATADRIADISERAVSATDR
- a CDS encoding ribbon-helix-helix domain-containing protein, whose translation is MSEAATNDDGGDDIATVNFKVTESFLEQIDDTWQGRGFNSRSEFIRYTLRDAIEFPTFDRDELVALLEAEEDIREGRTTSAEEARERFGTSDE
- a CDS encoding type II toxin-antitoxin system RelE family toxin produces the protein MSDDGWTWELSSTAEDDLDGLSPAEQDRILDKLDENVSSPWRDPPDYGEPLQNSPHKKIRIGEFRLSVTFRQDDERLVVARIKRRGGAYTADDD